A window of Prosthecobacter sp. SYSU 5D2 contains these coding sequences:
- a CDS encoding aldolase/citrate lyase family protein: MRKSKIRQKLDAGQVARVCALGSNVPYYPQMAAHFGYDGVWVDGEHRVWDPREITELVARHHLADIDCLFRPATTEKSGISRLLEDGVAALMIPQVNDTARARHLMEAAKFPPVGDRGLDGSGVDAGFWIQKGDDYIKQRNHETVLILQIETPQALEAMADIIAIPGVDALFLGPGDLSLRLGCTGSIRDPQILDAATRLAAVCKAAGKAWGMPVGNIEDAKTVVDLGCQILAMGNEFWGIHDHLKSNGEQLQSLLG, translated from the coding sequence ATGAGAAAATCCAAAATCCGTCAGAAACTCGATGCCGGTCAGGTCGCCCGCGTCTGTGCCCTCGGCTCCAATGTTCCCTATTATCCCCAAATGGCCGCCCATTTCGGCTACGACGGCGTCTGGGTGGATGGAGAGCACCGCGTCTGGGACCCGCGCGAGATTACCGAGCTCGTCGCCCGCCATCATCTGGCCGATATCGACTGCCTCTTCCGTCCCGCCACCACGGAGAAAAGCGGCATCTCCCGCCTCCTGGAGGATGGCGTCGCCGCCCTCATGATCCCCCAGGTCAATGATACCGCCCGCGCCCGCCATCTCATGGAAGCCGCCAAATTCCCCCCCGTAGGCGATCGCGGCCTGGACGGCTCCGGTGTGGACGCCGGCTTCTGGATCCAAAAAGGCGACGACTACATTAAGCAGCGCAACCACGAAACCGTCCTCATCCTCCAGATTGAGACCCCCCAGGCCCTTGAGGCCATGGCCGACATCATCGCCATTCCCGGTGTGGATGCCCTCTTCCTCGGTCCTGGGGATCTCTCTCTCCGCCTCGGCTGCACCGGCTCCATCCGCGATCCCCAGATCCTCGATGCCGCCACCCGCCTCGCCGCCGTTTGCAAAGCCGCCGGCAAAGCCTGGGGCATGCCCGTCGGCAACATCGAAGACGCCAAAACCGTCGTGGACCTCGGCTGCCAGATCCTCGCCATGGGCAATGAATTCTGGGGCATCCACGACCACCTCAAATCCAATGGCGAACAGCTCCAGTCCCTCCTCGGCTGA
- a CDS encoding DinB family protein, with protein MNELTNPASTAVAPHLAPPGAGLPPLEMFFARLIFRWQARRTSSAAAAVTFVQEQAAILALIHRTPAAHLAQPVLIQRLPGLEDSSRYWSLLMVLDHLRIVNVQIAQVIASLLQDRLPARAASTAAVKPSPHVTPDVIATFDQACHQLSETVASHPAPALQTRLKFPHPWFGPLTAAHWHFMSAFHMRLHRRQMERISARLAK; from the coding sequence ATGAATGAGCTGACAAATCCCGCCTCCACAGCCGTCGCCCCCCATCTTGCACCCCCCGGCGCAGGCCTGCCCCCGCTGGAGATGTTCTTCGCCAGGCTCATCTTCCGCTGGCAGGCCCGCCGCACCTCGTCAGCCGCTGCTGCCGTCACCTTCGTTCAGGAGCAGGCCGCCATCCTTGCCCTCATTCACCGCACCCCCGCCGCCCACCTCGCCCAGCCCGTGCTCATCCAGCGCCTGCCCGGCCTGGAGGACAGCAGCCGATATTGGTCCCTGCTCATGGTTCTGGACCACCTCCGCATCGTCAACGTCCAGATCGCCCAGGTGATTGCCAGCCTCCTGCAGGACCGCCTGCCCGCTCGTGCCGCCAGCACCGCCGCCGTCAAGCCCAGCCCCCACGTCACCCCGGACGTCATCGCCACCTTCGACCAGGCCTGTCACCAGCTCAGCGAAACCGTCGCCTCCCACCCCGCCCCCGCCCTCCAAACTCGCCTCAAATTCCCCCATCCCTGGTTCGGCCCCCTCACTGCTGCTCACTGGCACTTCATGTCTGCCTTCCACATGCGCCTCCACCGCCGCCAGATGGAACGGATCAGCGCCCGTCTTGCCAAATAA
- a CDS encoding LptF/LptG family permease — protein sequence MILLVTQGHHLDHPPEVAGYDIQAGKLIAQQGVSPAGPVLKTVSLVLPYLDSWILVGGAVYLFILLRQWGNPPKLVFPTWVAGISVAAWAIGTDIAHQLGAMQMTELGEPLAMTAYWMKMVMIYVACITVPLLIHYYVRSGALERYTLRTFLAPLVFCFVAFCSLWIIMDLLDNLKEFQEADSGLGRVVKFYFSVIPFIFVSVMPASLLLAVLYTLTKMSRANEIVAMLTAGRSVGQILQPIFVVVIAVSTISLAANYHWAPRAEGNREAVMRALGAKQRDSIMAAAVLYRDPISERVWYLSTLPFSLRGDRLRGVQVREIGKDGKPVRVIHADSAMWWPGGLWRFYDGKEVLYSEGKPTSVNPFPTDAEGRHSLDVKNYDETPWGMVSYALQPDYMGVPEIVSYLKAHPKDPKERLAPFFTHYHQRFALPWQSFALALVAAPLGIAYSRRGAVGGIAGSIFIFFAILFLNNLCLNLGKGGHVPPWFSPWIPHLLFGVLGMVLLHYRSQNKDLPRISLGFLKKRKAQIARPRNARTAS from the coding sequence ATGATCCTGCTCGTCACCCAGGGCCATCACCTGGACCACCCTCCAGAAGTGGCCGGTTATGACATTCAGGCAGGGAAGCTCATCGCCCAGCAAGGCGTGAGTCCGGCGGGTCCGGTCCTCAAAACCGTCTCCCTCGTCCTGCCTTACCTGGATAGCTGGATCCTGGTCGGCGGGGCCGTTTACCTCTTCATCCTCCTGCGTCAGTGGGGAAATCCGCCCAAACTGGTCTTTCCCACCTGGGTGGCCGGCATCTCGGTGGCCGCTTGGGCCATCGGCACGGATATTGCACATCAGCTCGGTGCCATGCAAATGACGGAGCTGGGCGAGCCCCTGGCGATGACCGCCTACTGGATGAAGATGGTCATGATCTATGTGGCCTGCATCACCGTGCCGCTGCTCATTCATTATTATGTCCGCAGCGGTGCCTTAGAACGATATACCCTGCGCACCTTTCTGGCTCCGCTGGTCTTCTGCTTTGTGGCCTTCTGCTCCCTGTGGATCATCATGGATCTGCTGGATAATCTCAAAGAGTTTCAGGAAGCTGATTCCGGCCTGGGCCGAGTGGTGAAATTCTACTTCAGCGTCATCCCGTTCATCTTTGTCTCCGTGATGCCTGCCTCCCTCCTGCTGGCGGTGCTCTATACCCTGACGAAAATGTCCCGGGCCAATGAGATCGTGGCCATGCTGACCGCAGGGCGCAGCGTGGGGCAGATTCTGCAGCCCATCTTTGTCGTCGTCATCGCCGTCTCCACCATCAGCCTGGCCGCCAATTACCACTGGGCACCCCGTGCCGAAGGCAATCGCGAGGCCGTCATGCGCGCCCTGGGTGCCAAGCAGCGGGATTCCATCATGGCCGCCGCCGTGCTTTACCGGGACCCCATTTCCGAGCGCGTCTGGTACCTCTCCACCCTGCCATTTTCCCTGCGTGGTGACCGCCTGCGCGGGGTGCAGGTGCGAGAAATCGGCAAAGACGGCAAACCCGTCCGCGTGATCCATGCGGACTCCGCCATGTGGTGGCCTGGCGGCCTGTGGCGCTTTTACGATGGCAAGGAAGTCCTCTACAGCGAGGGTAAACCCACCTCCGTCAATCCCTTCCCAACGGATGCCGAAGGCCGCCATTCGCTGGATGTGAAAAACTATGACGAAACTCCCTGGGGCATGGTCAGTTACGCTCTCCAGCCCGATTACATGGGCGTGCCGGAAATCGTCTCCTACCTCAAAGCGCATCCCAAGGACCCCAAAGAACGCCTCGCGCCCTTCTTCACGCATTATCATCAGCGCTTCGCCCTGCCCTGGCAGAGTTTCGCCCTCGCCCTGGTGGCCGCGCCATTGGGCATCGCCTATTCCCGGCGCGGGGCCGTGGGCGGCATCGCCGGCTCCATTTTCATCTTCTTCGCCATCCTCTTCCTCAACAACCTCTGCCTGAACCTGGGCAAAGGCGGCCACGTTCCGCCCTGGTTCAGCCCGTGGATTCCACATCTTTTGTTCGGCGTTCTCGGCATGGTCCTGCTGCATTACCGTTCCCAGAACAAAGACCTCCCCCGGATTTCCCTGGGATTCTTGAAGAAACGCAAGGCCCAGATCGCCCGCCCGCGCAATGCCAGGACGGCATCCTGA
- a CDS encoding helix-turn-helix domain-containing protein has product MSVVKPRKKNEEKPAQSGGRRSPCPVACTLDILGDRWTLLVIRDLLLGKARFKDFLASPEGIPTNILTERLKRLLEHEVVCQVRDAGGSRHLAYALTDKGTALLPVVRAMKDWGLAWEEGTRLGLVGD; this is encoded by the coding sequence ATGTCTGTTGTGAAGCCGAGAAAGAAGAATGAGGAGAAGCCAGCGCAGAGCGGCGGGCGGAGGTCGCCGTGCCCGGTGGCCTGCACCCTGGACATCCTGGGAGACCGGTGGACACTGCTGGTGATCCGGGATCTGCTGCTGGGGAAGGCGCGGTTTAAGGATTTCCTGGCTTCGCCCGAGGGAATTCCGACGAATATTTTGACCGAGCGACTGAAGCGGCTCCTGGAGCACGAAGTGGTGTGCCAGGTGAGGGATGCGGGGGGATCGCGGCATCTCGCGTATGCGCTGACTGACAAGGGTACGGCGCTGCTGCCGGTGGTGCGGGCAATGAAGGACTGGGGCCTGGCGTGGGAGGAGGGGACGCGGCTGGGGCTGGTGGGGGATTAA
- a CDS encoding alpha/beta hydrolase — translation MRPTHLALAVLCAFAGTVSLSAQEKPVKPKTPAKAPAKPKAAAKPKTAPLPTPTMANVAYGTHERQVMDFWKAESDKPTPLLFFIHGGGWMAGDKNRAIAVDKYLAAGISVVSINYRYVSQAHAAGIKPPVKAPLEDAARALQFVRSKAGEWNLDKERIGASGGSAGACSSLWLAFHDDLADPKSSDPIARESTRLWCAAVSGAQTSLDPQQMVEWTPNSTYGGHAFGFITTDPKKRKDQFALFLAGREEILPWIQEYSPYANVTADDCPIYMTYGAPPALGQDQKDPTHSANFGVKLQEKLQSVGVPCELVYPGAPEVKHAQTYDYLIARLKAPSAR, via the coding sequence ATGCGTCCAACCCATCTCGCCTTAGCCGTCCTCTGCGCCTTTGCCGGAACCGTTTCCCTTTCCGCCCAGGAAAAGCCCGTCAAACCCAAGACCCCGGCGAAAGCCCCGGCCAAACCCAAGGCTGCCGCCAAGCCTAAAACCGCCCCGTTGCCCACCCCGACGATGGCCAACGTCGCGTATGGCACGCATGAGCGTCAGGTCATGGATTTCTGGAAAGCGGAGTCGGATAAGCCCACCCCGCTGCTGTTTTTCATCCACGGCGGCGGCTGGATGGCGGGTGACAAAAACCGCGCCATCGCGGTGGATAAATACCTTGCCGCAGGCATCTCCGTCGTCTCCATTAACTATCGTTATGTCTCCCAGGCCCACGCCGCAGGCATCAAGCCCCCGGTCAAGGCTCCGCTGGAAGACGCCGCCCGCGCCTTGCAGTTCGTCCGCAGCAAGGCCGGCGAGTGGAACCTCGACAAGGAGCGCATCGGCGCTTCCGGCGGCTCGGCAGGTGCCTGCTCCAGCCTCTGGCTGGCTTTCCATGATGACCTGGCCGATCCGAAAAGCAGCGACCCCATCGCCCGCGAGTCCACCCGCCTCTGGTGCGCCGCCGTCAGCGGTGCCCAGACCAGCCTGGACCCCCAGCAGATGGTGGAATGGACGCCCAACAGCACCTATGGTGGCCACGCCTTCGGTTTCATCACCACGGATCCCAAGAAGCGCAAAGACCAGTTCGCCCTCTTCCTGGCCGGGCGTGAGGAGATCCTTCCGTGGATTCAGGAATACTCCCCTTATGCCAACGTCACCGCCGATGACTGCCCCATCTACATGACCTATGGTGCGCCGCCCGCGCTGGGCCAGGACCAGAAGGACCCCACTCACAGCGCCAATTTCGGCGTTAAGCTCCAGGAAAAGCTCCAGAGCGTCGGCGTTCCTTGTGAACTCGTTTATCCCGGTGCCCCGGAGGTGAAGCATGCCCAGACCTACGATTACCTCATCGCCCGGCTGAAGGCACCCTCCGCCCGCTGA
- a CDS encoding tetratricopeptide repeat protein yields the protein MKKRRQDASPPQTPPPPSGGGEPAQGGMKMAGFVIAMVAVVGLIGWAMWPKKNYTPVPVAATVKGGPTKKKIEPFVMRDEKEAYAEYAGSQSCKECHAGEFEKWESSNHGLAERLPDDKLDLAGFEPPQAFKHGTQTTEARKKDGIYEILSLGFGGEKEAYPVQRVIGHEPLRQFLVEGERGRLHAMEACYDPKVRDWFNVYGDEDRVPGEWGHWTGRGMVWNQMCASCHNTRVRKNYDLETDSYRTSMTELTVSCESCHGPMKAHDDWQREYKDSGKKDPTLVEWSRDQHVENCAGCHARRGEITGDFVPGDSFWDHYLLTITDHTDVYYPDGQIRDENYEFASFFSSRMYHAGVRCMDCHDMHSMKTVLPGNNLCMRCHTPGGFPNAPVILPEMHSFHQAKSTGNECINCHMPQTTYMQRDPRHDHGFTIPDPLLTKEYGVPNACNKCHTDQTVDWALEATNQWYGEKMNRKTRTRAITIAKARQGNPEARDELLALLESDEIPHWKASATLLLDRWMSEPQVQQAVAKQLEHEHPLVRQSAARMLEPVLQESSLRQATEKLLEDPVRSVRVTAAWSLRDRLNLDSAAGMDLQHMLRLNADQPSGQMQMGQFYYAIRDVPRAIKHMQTAIDWDPNSPPFHHDLAMLYSAAGNTPKVIEKLRDAIKLAPNEGQYHYELGLALSETGDMEATVAALKECVRVAPMYARAWYNLGLALNGLGRTAEAMDALRRGEAADPRDPGIPYARATILAQLGQKQEAIAATQKALSINPGFQEARQLLMMLSR from the coding sequence ATGAAAAAACGCCGCCAGGACGCCAGCCCGCCACAGACTCCGCCACCGCCTTCGGGTGGAGGAGAGCCTGCGCAGGGAGGCATGAAGATGGCAGGATTTGTCATCGCCATGGTGGCCGTTGTGGGGCTGATAGGCTGGGCCATGTGGCCGAAGAAGAACTACACGCCCGTGCCGGTGGCTGCCACCGTGAAGGGGGGGCCTACAAAGAAGAAAATCGAGCCGTTTGTCATGCGGGATGAAAAGGAGGCCTATGCGGAGTATGCGGGCTCCCAGTCCTGCAAGGAATGTCATGCGGGAGAGTTTGAAAAATGGGAGAGCTCCAACCACGGGCTGGCCGAAAGGCTGCCGGATGACAAGCTGGACCTGGCCGGGTTTGAACCGCCTCAGGCCTTCAAGCACGGCACGCAGACGACTGAGGCGCGGAAGAAGGACGGCATTTATGAAATCCTGTCGCTGGGTTTTGGCGGCGAAAAGGAGGCCTATCCGGTGCAGCGGGTCATCGGCCATGAACCGCTGAGGCAGTTCCTGGTGGAAGGGGAAAGAGGGCGGCTGCATGCCATGGAGGCCTGCTACGACCCGAAGGTGCGCGACTGGTTCAATGTCTATGGCGACGAGGACCGGGTGCCAGGGGAATGGGGCCACTGGACCGGACGCGGCATGGTGTGGAACCAGATGTGCGCGAGCTGCCACAACACCCGTGTGCGGAAAAACTACGACCTGGAGACCGACAGTTACCGGACGAGCATGACGGAGCTGACCGTGAGCTGTGAATCCTGCCACGGGCCGATGAAAGCCCATGATGACTGGCAGCGTGAATACAAGGACAGTGGGAAAAAGGACCCCACCCTGGTGGAATGGAGCCGTGACCAGCATGTGGAAAACTGCGCCGGCTGCCACGCGCGGCGCGGGGAGATCACGGGTGATTTTGTGCCCGGAGATTCCTTTTGGGACCACTACCTGCTGACCATCACGGACCACACGGATGTCTATTATCCAGACGGGCAGATCCGGGATGAGAACTATGAATTTGCCAGCTTCTTCAGCAGCCGGATGTACCACGCCGGTGTGCGCTGCATGGACTGCCATGACATGCACAGCATGAAGACCGTGCTGCCGGGCAACAATCTCTGCATGCGCTGCCACACACCGGGCGGCTTCCCGAATGCGCCGGTGATCCTGCCGGAGATGCACAGCTTTCACCAGGCCAAGAGCACCGGCAATGAATGCATCAACTGCCACATGCCGCAGACCACCTACATGCAGCGCGATCCCCGGCATGACCACGGCTTCACCATTCCAGATCCGCTGCTGACCAAGGAATACGGCGTGCCGAATGCCTGCAACAAGTGCCACACGGACCAGACCGTGGACTGGGCGCTGGAAGCGACTAACCAATGGTATGGTGAAAAAATGAACCGCAAGACACGCACGCGGGCCATCACCATCGCCAAAGCGCGGCAGGGTAATCCGGAGGCGCGGGATGAGCTGCTGGCCCTGCTGGAGAGCGATGAAATTCCGCACTGGAAAGCCAGCGCTACCCTGCTGCTGGACCGTTGGATGAGCGAGCCGCAGGTGCAGCAGGCGGTGGCGAAACAGCTGGAGCATGAGCACCCGCTGGTGCGCCAGTCCGCCGCCCGCATGCTGGAGCCGGTTTTGCAGGAAAGCTCCCTGCGCCAGGCCACGGAGAAGCTGTTGGAGGATCCGGTCCGCAGCGTCCGCGTGACGGCGGCCTGGTCCCTGCGGGACCGCCTGAACCTGGACAGCGCTGCGGGCATGGACCTGCAGCACATGCTGCGCCTCAATGCCGACCAGCCGAGCGGCCAGATGCAGATGGGCCAGTTTTATTACGCGATCCGGGATGTGCCCCGTGCCATCAAGCACATGCAAACGGCCATTGATTGGGACCCCAACTCACCGCCATTCCATCACGATCTGGCCATGCTCTACAGCGCCGCCGGGAATACGCCGAAGGTGATCGAGAAACTCCGGGATGCCATCAAGCTGGCCCCGAATGAAGGCCAGTATCATTATGAACTGGGCCTGGCCCTGAGCGAAACCGGCGACATGGAGGCCACGGTGGCCGCATTGAAAGAATGCGTGCGCGTGGCCCCAATGTATGCCCGTGCCTGGTATAACCTGGGCCTGGCCCTGAACGGCCTGGGCCGCACCGCCGAGGCCATGGATGCACTGCGCCGTGGAGAGGCCGCCGATCCCCGAGACCCCGGCATTCCGTATGCCCGGGCGACGATTCTCGCCCAGCTTGGACAGAAGCAGGAGGCCATCGCCGCCACGCAGAAGGCCCTGAGCATCAACCCCGGCTTCCAGGAAGCGCGTCAGCTCCTGATGATGCTGAGCCGGTAA
- a CDS encoding Uma2 family endonuclease has translation MPAVLSKPRPKVAAPKVPGRMLTSEEFLDWLEPGTLADLIGGQVFMHSPVNLRHATLVNFLDRLLAAYLEEADLGGALHRETVAVRLSARETFMPDLGYFTASQVTRMGTTHAAFAPIFVAEALSPSTAKRDLGMKFAAYELHDVQEYWVLDPDKLAHRFFRRAGDLLEEFSAGTEKIHSTSIAGFWVKRAWLDPEKMPKVSTCLKEILKSAKRH, from the coding sequence ATGCCTGCCGTCCTTTCCAAACCGCGCCCCAAGGTTGCTGCGCCCAAGGTCCCTGGAAGGATGCTCACTTCTGAGGAATTTCTTGACTGGCTTGAGCCCGGAACATTGGCGGATCTGATCGGAGGCCAGGTTTTTATGCACTCGCCCGTCAACCTACGACATGCCACTTTGGTGAATTTTCTGGACCGACTGCTGGCGGCTTATCTCGAAGAAGCCGACCTTGGCGGCGCACTTCATCGGGAAACCGTCGCTGTTCGACTCAGCGCCCGTGAGACTTTTATGCCGGACTTGGGTTATTTCACTGCCTCCCAGGTGACCCGGATGGGCACGACACATGCTGCCTTTGCGCCCATCTTCGTGGCCGAAGCCCTTTCTCCTTCGACGGCAAAACGGGACCTGGGAATGAAGTTCGCCGCGTATGAACTCCACGATGTGCAGGAATACTGGGTGTTGGATCCGGACAAGCTCGCGCACAGGTTTTTCCGCCGCGCAGGTGACTTGCTGGAGGAATTTTCCGCAGGGACCGAAAAGATCCATAGCACCAGCATTGCCGGTTTTTGGGTGAAACGTGCCTGGCTGGACCCGGAAAAGATGCCCAAAGTCAGCACTTGCCTGAAAGAGATCCTCAAGAGCGCCAAGCGGCACTGA
- the hflX gene encoding GTPase HflX, which produces MFDIREKPQNVDRAFLVGAYFDRRKVQESTDLLEELKELVETLGIEVVATELVFAREMTARHLIGKGKAKELMDAAKEAGAECIVFDNEFSPAQQRAWESESGLCVIDRHEVILDIFNMRAKTREARLQVELARMEYSIPRLTRMWAHLDRQGGGAGGGVGGAGAARGEGETQLEVDRRMAYKKLDRVKAELEEVKKQRDTMRKERSRVPVPHAAIVGYTNAGKSSLLNRLTDADAYVENQLFATLDTTTRRMELPDGQAMLVTDTVGFVRNLPHDLVQSFRATLEEAVLADFLIHVVDASSPHAFSFYQTTTEVLAELGAGDKRVVLALNKADLIDDERQTELRRQFPEGIFISVKTGQGMEDLFHRVHDMLIDRVVRLDLSIPLDRMDLVALAHQEGKVLAENYDRGLAEIQCVVPKRFESRFTSFLVKKKKAGKAVPAS; this is translated from the coding sequence ATGTTTGATATTCGTGAAAAGCCTCAGAACGTGGACCGTGCCTTTCTTGTCGGGGCTTATTTTGACCGCCGGAAGGTGCAGGAATCCACCGATCTGCTGGAAGAGCTGAAGGAACTGGTGGAGACGCTGGGCATCGAGGTGGTGGCGACGGAGCTGGTCTTTGCGCGGGAAATGACGGCGCGGCATCTCATCGGCAAAGGCAAGGCCAAGGAGCTGATGGACGCGGCCAAGGAAGCCGGGGCAGAGTGCATCGTCTTCGACAACGAATTCTCCCCGGCCCAGCAGCGGGCCTGGGAAAGCGAATCCGGCCTGTGCGTGATTGACCGCCATGAGGTGATTTTGGACATCTTCAACATGCGGGCGAAGACCCGCGAGGCGCGGCTGCAGGTGGAGCTGGCACGCATGGAATACTCCATCCCGCGCCTGACGCGGATGTGGGCTCACCTTGACCGTCAAGGCGGTGGTGCAGGCGGTGGTGTCGGCGGTGCTGGCGCGGCCCGTGGTGAGGGTGAAACCCAGCTCGAAGTGGACAGGCGGATGGCCTACAAAAAGCTGGACCGCGTGAAGGCGGAGCTGGAGGAGGTGAAAAAGCAGCGCGATACAATGCGCAAAGAGCGCAGCCGCGTGCCGGTTCCTCACGCCGCCATCGTTGGTTATACCAATGCGGGGAAATCCTCCCTGCTGAACAGGTTGACGGATGCGGATGCGTATGTGGAGAACCAGCTTTTCGCCACTCTGGACACGACGACGCGGCGGATGGAGTTGCCGGACGGCCAGGCCATGCTGGTGACGGATACGGTGGGTTTTGTTCGCAACCTGCCGCATGATCTGGTGCAGAGCTTCCGGGCCACCCTGGAGGAGGCTGTGCTGGCGGATTTCCTGATCCATGTAGTGGATGCCAGTTCACCCCATGCATTTAGCTTTTATCAAACCACCACCGAGGTACTGGCCGAGCTGGGCGCAGGGGACAAGCGGGTGGTCCTGGCATTGAACAAAGCCGACCTCATTGACGATGAGCGGCAGACAGAACTGCGACGCCAGTTCCCCGAAGGCATCTTCATCTCCGTGAAGACCGGCCAGGGCATGGAGGATCTTTTCCACCGCGTCCATGACATGCTGATCGACCGCGTGGTGCGGCTGGACCTCAGCATCCCCCTGGACCGAATGGACCTGGTGGCATTGGCGCATCAGGAGGGCAAGGTGCTGGCGGAAAATTACGACCGCGGCCTGGCTGAGATCCAGTGTGTGGTACCGAAACGTTTTGAGTCCCGCTTCACCAGCTTTTTGGTAAAAAAGAAAAAAGCGGGCAAAGCCGTGCCGGCGAGCTGA
- a CDS encoding YaeQ family protein, whose amino-acid sequence MALKATIHKASLEISDIDRNQYSDHNLTLARHPSETDERMMIRLLAFALNAPDNNDQGTLEFGKDMWEPDEACLWQRDLTGLVVHWIEVGQPDEKRITRLCSRAARVTVYSFSSSTATWWAGIAGKLTRLRNLTVWQVPADQSQKLAAMCQRSMSLQITLQDGALWIGDGTESVEITLQSLQGGPE is encoded by the coding sequence ATGGCACTCAAAGCCACCATCCACAAAGCCAGCCTCGAGATCTCCGACATTGATCGCAACCAGTACAGCGATCACAACCTCACCCTGGCACGCCATCCTTCGGAAACGGATGAGCGCATGATGATCCGCCTCCTGGCCTTTGCCCTCAATGCCCCGGACAACAACGACCAGGGCACCCTCGAATTTGGCAAAGACATGTGGGAGCCTGATGAAGCCTGTCTCTGGCAGCGCGACCTCACCGGGTTGGTCGTCCATTGGATCGAGGTCGGCCAGCCGGATGAAAAACGCATCACCCGTCTGTGCAGCCGCGCCGCCCGCGTCACCGTTTACAGCTTCAGCTCCAGCACCGCCACCTGGTGGGCAGGCATCGCTGGCAAGCTCACCCGTCTCCGCAACCTCACCGTGTGGCAGGTCCCGGCGGACCAGAGCCAGAAGCTCGCCGCCATGTGCCAGCGCTCCATGAGCCTGCAGATCACGCTTCAGGACGGAGCCCTCTGGATTGGCGATGGCACGGAATCCGTGGAGATCACCCTGCAATCTTTGCAAGGCGGTCCAGAATAA